The Candidatus Zixiibacteriota bacterium genome contains a region encoding:
- a CDS encoding acyl carrier protein: protein MMGRDIEELTDSGSLLELGIIDSTGVLELVNFIEETYGFSIDDDELIPENLDSIEHLMNYINRKK, encoded by the coding sequence ATGATGGGAAGAGATATAGAAGAATTAACCGATTCCGGCTCTCTTTTGGAACTTGGGATAATCGATTCTACGGGTGTGCTCGAATTAGTCAATTTCATTGAGGAAACATACGGCTTTTCAATCGACGATGATGAATTGATACCCGAAAATCTCGATTCTATTGAGCACTTGATGAATTATATAAACAGGAAAAAGTGA
- the asnB gene encoding asparagine synthase (glutamine-hydrolyzing) — protein sequence MCGIAGYFQLKGKTQPDRELIARMINIIRHRGPDEFGVYLDNKCALGQARLSIIDLSAGSQPLANEDGTIWISYNGEVYNYIELRSQLEKAGHKFSTRSDTEVIVHAYEQWGKDCVNHFNGQFAFAIYDKNKQSLFIARDRLGIRPVFYTIHNGRFYFASEIKSIFCDSSVPRKLDFIGLDEIFTWWTTSPPRTAFENINELEAGTYLEITNGNISKKRYWQMEFPETFDNQRSADSWAEELHALLVDSVRLRLRADVPVGGYLSGGLDSSTTVALIKHFTDTKIETFSIAFFDKAYDESDYQNQMADFLSTNHHQIKCSYHDIAENFPRVIWHTERPILRTAPTPLMMLSGLVRQNDFKVVLTGEGADEIFGGYDIFKETLIRKFWAKNPDSAWRPLLLRKLYPTLPLSPARARFYLESFYKAGLSKTDKYYFSHIPRINTTTKIKEYFRDDVKTLLKDYDSVAVFGQDLPGNFNNWHHLAKAQYLEVKSLLSGYLLSSQGDRVAAANSVETRFPFLDHRVLKFAATIPPKYKLFGLKEKYALKKAMSKELPPEIVKRVKQPYMAPDSNSFFQKDSPGYIDEILSEDVIKSGGVFNPTFVTKLKAKCAKLSHAHLSFKDNMSIIGIISTQLLIDQYLDNFRPVEALGREAFKIWHEEI from the coding sequence ATGTGCGGCATTGCCGGATACTTTCAGCTTAAGGGAAAAACACAGCCGGACCGAGAACTTATCGCCAGGATGATAAATATTATTCGTCATCGCGGCCCTGATGAATTTGGCGTCTATCTCGATAATAAATGCGCTCTTGGGCAGGCGCGCCTCTCTATTATCGATTTGTCTGCCGGTTCACAGCCATTAGCGAACGAGGATGGAACTATCTGGATATCATATAATGGCGAAGTTTATAATTATATCGAGCTTCGTTCACAGCTTGAAAAAGCCGGTCATAAATTCAGCACCCGTTCCGATACAGAGGTGATTGTTCATGCTTACGAGCAATGGGGCAAGGATTGCGTTAATCATTTCAATGGCCAGTTTGCTTTTGCAATTTATGATAAAAACAAGCAATCGCTTTTTATAGCCCGCGACAGGCTGGGAATCAGGCCGGTTTTTTATACTATCCATAACGGCAGGTTTTATTTTGCCTCGGAGATAAAATCTATTTTCTGCGATTCCTCAGTTCCTCGAAAATTAGATTTTATTGGCCTCGATGAGATTTTCACCTGGTGGACTACCTCGCCGCCGCGCACGGCATTTGAAAATATTAACGAACTGGAAGCCGGAACTTATCTCGAAATTACAAATGGCAATATCAGTAAAAAACGTTATTGGCAGATGGAATTCCCCGAGACTTTTGACAATCAAAGGTCGGCCGATTCATGGGCGGAGGAACTTCATGCCCTGCTTGTTGATTCTGTCCGGCTTCGCCTTCGCGCTGATGTGCCGGTTGGGGGATATTTATCCGGCGGTCTGGATTCCTCGACAACTGTTGCATTAATTAAACATTTCACCGACACTAAAATTGAGACATTCTCCATAGCTTTTTTTGATAAGGCTTATGATGAGTCTGATTATCAAAACCAGATGGCTGATTTTCTAAGCACGAATCATCATCAGATAAAATGTTCTTATCATGATATCGCCGAGAACTTTCCACGGGTAATCTGGCATACCGAACGACCTATACTCAGAACCGCGCCTACTCCATTGATGATGCTTTCCGGTTTAGTTCGTCAGAATGACTTCAAGGTAGTGCTTACCGGCGAGGGCGCCGATGAAATTTTTGGCGGCTATGATATTTTTAAGGAAACCTTAATTCGCAAATTCTGGGCAAAAAATCCCGATTCAGCCTGGCGTCCGCTTCTATTAAGGAAATTATATCCGACTTTGCCATTATCGCCGGCTCGGGCAAGATTTTATCTAGAAAGCTTCTACAAAGCGGGGCTTTCGAAAACCGATAAATATTATTTCTCTCATATTCCGAGAATTAATACAACCACTAAAATCAAGGAATATTTCCGGGATGATGTTAAAACACTATTGAAAGATTACGATTCTGTTGCCGTATTTGGCCAAGACCTTCCCGGTAATTTTAATAACTGGCATCATCTGGCTAAGGCTCAGTACCTTGAGGTGAAATCGTTATTATCGGGTTACTTGCTGTCATCTCAGGGAGACAGAGTTGCCGCCGCTAATTCAGTAGAAACCCGTTTCCCTTTTTTAGATCATCGGGTTCTGAAATTTGCGGCGACTATTCCGCCAAAATATAAGCTTTTCGGATTGAAAGAAAAATATGCTCTTAAAAAGGCGATGTCGAAAGAACTGCCGCCGGAGATAGTAAAACGAGTGAAACAGCCGTATATGGCGCCTGATTCCAACAGTTTTTTCCAGAAAGATTCGCCCGGTTATATCGATGAGATTCTTTCTGAGGATGTTATTAAAAGCGGCGGAGTATTTAATCCGACATTTGTAACAAAATTAAAGGCAAAGTGCGCCAAACTCTCTCATGCTCATCTATCATTTAAGGATAACATGTCTATTATTGGCATAATATCTACCCAATTATTAATCGACCAATATTTAGACAATTTCAGACCTGTCGAAGCATTAGGAAGAGAGGCGTTTAAAATCTGGCATGAGGAAATTTAG
- a CDS encoding acyl--CoA ligase: MLVHQFLETNAEKLPYKDVAIHLGGRINYFQLEAAANRLANNLIGNGVKPGDRVGIIIEPSINYIIAYFAILKAGAVVVGLNTQNTLRSYRNVLCDCEVSCLIISNKQAYHVKDLYREIQSLNLIICDGSYDRFPKGILPQYWLDIQLNGSPARPQVPRNYEDYAQIIYTSGTTGSPKGVVLSHKNLHANTVSIVKYLDLNPDDRVMSILPFYYSYGNSVMLTHIFCGGSLVIDNRFAYPNVILDIMATERVTGFSGVPSTFAILMHKSNINNYKFDRLRYITQAGGPMTPALTQKIMEAMPLLKIFIMYGQTEASARLSYLEPNMLLEKIGSIGKAIPGVELTVKDEKGKVCKPGEIGEIIAKGDNIMVGYWNQPESTKMILKEDGLHTKDLARIDEDGYLYIVSRASDMIKSGAHRISPKEIEEVLAEFPGIIESAVIGVPDEILGDALVAYIVVKNKLDAKEFRKHLRLNIAPYKIPKKIIEIETLPKTPSGKIKKFQLVENYIEKARL; the protein is encoded by the coding sequence ATGCTGGTACATCAGTTTCTCGAGACAAACGCCGAAAAGCTTCCTTATAAGGATGTCGCCATACATTTAGGCGGTCGTATTAATTACTTTCAGCTCGAAGCCGCCGCAAACCGCTTAGCTAATAACTTAATCGGAAATGGCGTTAAACCGGGCGATAGAGTAGGCATAATCATAGAACCATCAATAAATTATATTATAGCCTATTTCGCTATACTCAAAGCCGGCGCTGTTGTCGTTGGACTAAATACCCAGAATACTCTTAGAAGCTACCGAAACGTTTTATGCGATTGTGAAGTGTCATGTTTGATAATCAGCAATAAACAGGCTTACCATGTTAAGGATCTCTATCGAGAAATTCAATCTTTAAATCTGATTATTTGTGATGGTTCTTATGACCGGTTTCCCAAAGGGATTTTGCCTCAGTACTGGCTTGATATTCAACTTAACGGCAGCCCTGCCAGACCTCAGGTACCCCGCAATTATGAGGATTACGCCCAGATAATCTATACCTCCGGCACTACCGGCTCACCAAAAGGAGTTGTGCTTTCTCATAAAAACCTCCATGCTAATACGGTTTCAATCGTAAAGTATCTTGATTTGAATCCGGATGACCGGGTTATGTCTATCCTGCCGTTTTATTACTCGTATGGTAATTCTGTTATGCTGACCCATATATTTTGCGGGGGAAGTCTCGTTATCGATAACCGCTTTGCTTACCCGAATGTGATATTGGATATAATGGCGACGGAGAGAGTTACAGGTTTTTCCGGAGTGCCGTCAACCTTTGCCATATTGATGCATAAATCGAATATCAATAATTATAAGTTTGACCGCTTACGATATATCACCCAAGCGGGGGGACCAATGACGCCGGCTTTAACACAAAAGATAATGGAGGCGATGCCGCTATTAAAAATATTCATTATGTATGGTCAAACAGAGGCTTCCGCAAGGCTGTCATATCTCGAACCAAATATGCTTCTTGAAAAAATCGGCTCTATCGGCAAAGCAATTCCGGGAGTAGAATTAACCGTTAAGGATGAAAAAGGCAAGGTTTGCAAACCCGGCGAGATAGGTGAAATTATCGCTAAGGGCGATAATATAATGGTCGGCTATTGGAATCAGCCGGAATCAACTAAAATGATTCTTAAAGAGGATGGTCTTCACACGAAAGATTTAGCTCGAATTGATGAGGATGGTTATCTATATATCGTCAGCCGAGCATCAGATATGATTAAAAGCGGCGCGCATCGAATTTCACCCAAGGAAATAGAGGAAGTGCTTGCCGAATTTCCCGGTATTATCGAATCAGCGGTAATCGGTGTTCCCGATGAGATACTGGGCGATGCTTTAGTGGCTTATATTGTCGTCAAGAATAAACTTGACGCTAAAGAATTTCGTAAACATTTGCGCTTAAACATAGCGCCATATAAAATTCCCAAAAAGATAATAGAGATTGAAACTTTGCCGAAAACCCCTTCTGGTAAAATAAAAAAGTTTCAGTTAGTAGAAAATTATATAGAGAAAGCGAGGCTGTAA
- the scpA gene encoding methylmalonyl-CoA mutase produces MSAIPDFSKMDFGSIKSVDDSNQWRQKAEQLAGKKIDELSWQTMEQIDVKPLYTDSDIERLEHLDFTAGIPPFLRGPYASMYATRPWTVRQYAGFSTAEESNAFYRRNLAAGQKGLSIAFDLATHRGYDSDHPRVVGDIGKAGVAIDSINDMKILFDGIPLDKMSVSMTMNGAVLPIMAFYIVAAEEQGVKPEQLIGTIQNDILKEYMVRNTYIYPPMPSMRIIADIFEYTSKYMPHFNSISISGYHMQEAGATADLEMAYTLADGLEYVRTGIQAGINIDSFAPRLSFFWAIGMNFFMEIAKMRAARLIWAKLIKGFNPKNSKSMSLRTHSQTSGWSLTEQDPYNNVTRTCIEAMAAALGHTQSLHTNSLDEAIALPTDFSARIARNTQLYLQHETGICNVIDPWGGSYFVESLTNALMHRAWDHIIEVEKLGGMAKAIETGLPKMRIEEASARRQAWIDSGKVSIVGVNKYRLDNEEPMEILEVDNDSVRNAQLKRLEELRTKRDSSKVEASLNELTKSAETRKGNLLDLSIKAAKARATLGEISYALEKVFGRHKATTKAISGIYSTEFGDKEIVASVRKSADEFEKSQGRRPRIMVAKIGQDGHDRGAKVIATAFADLGFDVDIGSLFQTPEETARQAVENDVHIVGMSSLAGGHKTLLPQLVEELNKLNRDDIMVVIGGVIPPQDYEYLMKNGADAIFGPGTVIPSAAQNILNKLNERLQSIGMETVK; encoded by the coding sequence ATGAGCGCGATACCGGATTTCTCGAAAATGGATTTTGGCTCAATAAAATCAGTTGACGATTCGAATCAATGGCGGCAAAAAGCTGAGCAGTTGGCAGGCAAGAAAATCGATGAGCTTTCATGGCAGACAATGGAGCAGATAGATGTCAAGCCGCTTTATACCGACAGCGATATCGAGCGACTCGAACATCTGGATTTCACCGCCGGCATCCCGCCATTTCTGAGAGGACCTTATGCTTCCATGTATGCAACCCGCCCTTGGACAGTCCGTCAGTATGCGGGCTTTTCGACCGCCGAGGAGAGCAATGCTTTCTACCGCCGCAATCTTGCCGCTGGTCAAAAAGGACTGTCTATCGCTTTCGATTTAGCCACTCATCGCGGTTATGATTCCGACCATCCGCGGGTCGTAGGCGATATTGGCAAGGCGGGTGTCGCTATCGATTCCATCAACGATATGAAGATTCTTTTTGATGGCATCCCGCTTGATAAGATGTCGGTTTCGATGACTATGAACGGCGCAGTTTTGCCGATTATGGCTTTTTATATTGTAGCCGCCGAGGAACAGGGAGTTAAACCCGAACAGCTTATCGGAACGATACAGAATGATATTCTAAAAGAATATATGGTCAGAAACACCTATATCTATCCGCCTATGCCTTCTATGAGAATCATCGCCGATATATTCGAGTACACCTCCAAATATATGCCCCATTTCAACAGCATCAGTATTTCCGGCTATCATATGCAGGAGGCAGGCGCTACCGCCGACCTTGAGATGGCTTATACTCTTGCCGATGGCCTTGAGTATGTCCGTACAGGTATTCAAGCCGGAATCAACATTGATTCCTTTGCTCCGCGTTTATCGTTTTTCTGGGCGATAGGCATGAATTTCTTCATGGAGATTGCCAAGATGCGCGCGGCTCGATTAATATGGGCAAAGCTGATTAAAGGCTTCAATCCTAAAAATTCAAAATCTATGTCTTTGCGCACTCACAGCCAGACTTCCGGCTGGAGCCTTACCGAACAGGACCCTTACAACAATGTAACCCGAACCTGTATTGAGGCGATGGCCGCCGCACTCGGACATACACAGTCTTTGCATACCAATTCGCTTGATGAGGCAATTGCTCTGCCGACAGATTTTTCCGCGCGAATAGCCCGCAATACACAATTATACCTTCAGCATGAAACAGGCATCTGCAATGTCATCGATCCCTGGGGCGGTTCGTATTTTGTCGAATCGCTCACGAATGCTTTAATGCATCGCGCTTGGGATCATATTATAGAAGTCGAAAAATTAGGCGGAATGGCTAAGGCAATCGAAACGGGCTTGCCTAAAATGCGCATAGAGGAAGCCTCAGCCCGCCGTCAGGCTTGGATTGATTCGGGCAAGGTTTCCATTGTCGGCGTGAACAAGTATCGTCTTGATAACGAAGAGCCAATGGAGATACTGGAGGTTGATAATGACTCAGTCCGCAATGCCCAGCTAAAAAGATTAGAAGAACTTCGGACAAAAAGAGACAGCTCTAAGGTTGAGGCGTCTTTGAATGAACTGACTAAAAGCGCTGAAACGAGAAAAGGCAATCTGCTCGACTTATCTATTAAAGCAGCTAAAGCCAGAGCAACTCTTGGCGAGATATCATACGCGTTAGAGAAAGTATTCGGCCGTCATAAAGCGACAACTAAAGCAATATCCGGAATCTATAGCACCGAATTTGGCGATAAGGAGATAGTGGCTTCTGTCCGCAAATCGGCAGATGAGTTCGAGAAGAGTCAGGGTCGTCGGCCCAGGATTATGGTCGCCAAGATAGGTCAGGATGGACATGACCGCGGCGCTAAGGTTATCGCCACTGCTTTTGCCGACCTCGGCTTTGATGTTGACATTGGGTCGTTATTCCAAACACCGGAGGAAACAGCCCGTCAGGCAGTTGAAAACGATGTGCATATAGTAGGCATGAGTTCGCTGGCAGGCGGCCATAAAACGCTTCTGCCGCAATTAGTCGAGGAACTAAACAAGCTAAACCGCGATGATATAATGGTTGTAATTGGCGGCGTGATACCGCCTCAAGATTATGAATATCTAATGAAAAATGGAGCCGATGCTATTTTTGGCCCCGGGACTGTTATCCCCTCAGCGGCGCAAAATATTTTAAACAAGCTAAACGAAAGGCTGCAATCAATAGGAATGGAAACGGTAAAGTAA
- a CDS encoding acyl-CoA mutase large subunit family protein — protein sequence MSDNSRTTNQATALREKLEFNDFPQPTYEKWHGEVDKQLKGGSFEKLMITKTYEDFNLKPIYLKDDISRLDYIKSQPGFPPYIRSTNPLGYTQKSWEIAQETAYPTPEQFNKAILYDTQRGQTAVNIILDAASRFGKDPDKAASNQVGLDGVSIASLTDLEKALNGIDIEQMPVFIDAGISAMPFAAIYISYARKHGKDLSKLRGIIKTDPLRELTVSGKLPIPLETAFSEMAVLTKWTKNNVPELRTIAIDSAPYHNGGASAVEELAFAIATAVEYIRKTESDELSIDDIASRICFEFSLGSNFFTEIAKLRAARLLWSKVVDACGGNEQSAKMVIHARSSDINKTMYDPYVNMLRATTEAFAGITGGCDSLHAGFFDKAIRLPDEFSRRYSRNIQVILQQECHFDKVIDPAGGSWYIESLTDLIARKAWSIFQEIEKKGGMFKALRDGHPQKVIAKTAALRIENLAKRKDVLVGTNMYPNLSEKPLEEKPLDHEMIFKERLEQIKQTRSSADTLKTDLLQKISDRTDANDDNLMESLTDAATAGATLGEISESLHKSNKQSIAVEPVKTIRIPEIFEAIRQAVGKYKAKTGESIKVFLVNSGKVSQYKPRADFASGFFGVGGFEILPSRDFKSNDETVKNILDSKAQVVIFCSADDNYPEIVPALSKSLKQKNPDLITVVAGNPKRLDDSVKHAAIDEYIYMGVNVYETLVRISKHLEVIS from the coding sequence ATGAGCGACAATTCTCGAACTACTAATCAGGCAACTGCTTTAAGGGAAAAGCTGGAATTCAATGATTTCCCGCAGCCAACTTATGAGAAGTGGCATGGAGAAGTAGACAAACAGCTTAAAGGCGGTTCATTTGAAAAATTGATGATAACGAAAACTTACGAAGACTTTAATCTTAAGCCGATTTACCTAAAAGATGATATTAGCCGTCTTGATTATATTAAATCACAGCCCGGTTTTCCTCCATATATCAGAAGCACTAATCCCTTAGGATATACTCAAAAATCATGGGAAATCGCCCAGGAAACCGCTTATCCAACACCCGAGCAGTTTAATAAGGCGATTCTTTATGATACTCAAAGAGGACAAACTGCCGTTAATATTATTTTAGATGCGGCTTCCCGTTTCGGTAAAGACCCCGATAAGGCCGCCTCCAATCAAGTCGGTCTAGATGGCGTTTCGATTGCCTCATTAACAGACCTTGAGAAAGCTCTAAATGGAATTGATATTGAGCAAATGCCGGTTTTTATCGATGCTGGAATATCAGCCATGCCTTTTGCGGCAATATATATCTCTTATGCTCGGAAGCATGGTAAGGATTTATCGAAACTCCGCGGAATAATTAAAACCGACCCGCTAAGAGAATTAACTGTTTCCGGCAAACTGCCTATTCCGCTCGAAACTGCCTTCAGCGAAATGGCTGTCTTAACGAAATGGACAAAAAACAATGTACCTGAATTGCGGACAATCGCAATTGACAGCGCGCCATACCATAACGGCGGAGCAAGCGCAGTTGAGGAATTAGCTTTTGCGATTGCGACCGCTGTGGAGTATATAAGAAAAACAGAATCAGACGAGTTATCAATCGACGATATTGCTTCTCGAATCTGTTTCGAGTTTTCGCTTGGCTCCAATTTCTTTACGGAAATTGCCAAGTTGAGAGCTGCGAGATTGCTATGGTCTAAAGTGGTTGATGCTTGCGGCGGAAATGAACAATCCGCCAAAATGGTAATTCATGCGCGTTCATCTGATATTAATAAAACCATGTATGATCCTTATGTGAATATGTTGAGAGCAACCACTGAAGCGTTTGCCGGCATAACAGGCGGATGCGATAGTCTGCATGCCGGCTTTTTTGATAAGGCAATTCGTTTGCCGGATGAGTTTTCCCGACGGTATTCGCGGAATATTCAGGTAATTCTCCAGCAGGAATGCCATTTCGATAAAGTAATAGACCCCGCCGGCGGTTCATGGTATATAGAATCGCTTACCGATTTAATCGCCCGCAAGGCATGGAGCATATTTCAGGAGATTGAGAAAAAGGGCGGTATGTTTAAAGCTCTTCGGGATGGACATCCCCAGAAAGTAATTGCCAAAACCGCTGCCTTAAGGATTGAAAATCTGGCAAAACGCAAGGATGTTTTGGTCGGCACAAACATGTATCCGAATCTATCGGAAAAGCCGCTTGAGGAAAAACCCCTTGACCATGAGATGATATTCAAAGAACGCTTAGAGCAAATAAAGCAAACTCGCTCATCGGCAGATACCTTGAAAACGGACTTACTGCAAAAAATATCCGATAGGACTGATGCAAACGATGACAATTTAATGGAATCGCTGACCGATGCCGCAACAGCGGGCGCGACTCTGGGAGAAATCAGCGAAAGCCTTCACAAAAGTAATAAGCAATCCATTGCTGTTGAGCCTGTAAAAACTATCAGGATACCGGAAATTTTTGAAGCTATTCGCCAAGCCGTTGGTAAGTACAAAGCAAAAACAGGAGAATCAATAAAAGTATTTTTAGTCAATTCGGGCAAAGTTTCGCAATATAAACCGCGGGCTGATTTCGCCTCGGGATTCTTTGGCGTGGGCGGCTTTGAGATTTTGCCAAGCCGCGATTTTAAATCAAATGATGAGACAGTAAAAAATATTCTGGATTCTAAGGCGCAGGTAGTAATTTTCTGTTCGGCTGATGATAACTATCCTGAAATCGTTCCGGCTTTATCAAAATCATTGAAACAGAAAAATCCCGATTTAATTACGGTAGTGGCAGGCAATCCGAAAAGGCTTGATGATTCGGTAAAGCATGCCGCTATTGATGAGTATATTTATATGGGAGTTAATGTTTATGAAACGCTTGTCAGGATTTCAAAACATCTGGAGGTGATCTCATGA
- the meaB gene encoding methylmalonyl Co-A mutase-associated GTPase MeaB: protein MAVNHSFSTDDYIKGVLNSDRMIIGRVITLIESNSPSHIDKAQAVLRELLPHSGNSTRIGITGMPGAGKSTFIDTLGCYLTGKGHKVAVMAVDPSSSITRGSILGDKTRMEKLAADPNAFIRPSPSGGILGGVARKTRETMIIFEAAGYDALIIETIGVGQNEITVRSMVDFILLLMIAGAGDELQGIKKGIIEIADAIVINKADGDNITKALTARDDYNRALHYLSPSSDDWFTKAFTCSSITGDGVPDIWLVIEKFKDITQKSGAWKKQRQFQARDWLHSLIEEHLHNLFRHHKGVNSILSQVEADVITGKLPVTTAAKMLIDKFEE from the coding sequence ATGGCAGTAAATCACAGCTTTTCAACAGATGATTATATAAAAGGGGTTTTAAATAGCGACCGGATGATTATAGGCCGGGTTATAACTCTTATAGAAAGCAATTCGCCGTCGCATATCGACAAAGCGCAAGCTGTTCTTCGGGAATTACTGCCGCATTCGGGCAATTCGACAAGGATTGGTATAACCGGAATGCCGGGAGCCGGCAAAAGCACATTTATTGATACCCTCGGCTGCTATTTGACCGGCAAAGGGCATAAGGTGGCTGTAATGGCGGTCGATCCCTCATCAAGTATAACAAGAGGAAGCATACTTGGCGATAAAACCCGCATGGAAAAACTGGCAGCAGACCCCAACGCTTTTATCCGACCCTCGCCCTCCGGCGGCATTCTTGGCGGAGTCGCCCGTAAAACAAGAGAGACCATGATTATTTTCGAAGCCGCTGGTTACGATGCTCTAATTATCGAAACAATTGGAGTTGGTCAAAATGAAATTACCGTCCGTTCGATGGTAGATTTTATCCTATTATTGATGATTGCGGGGGCTGGCGATGAACTTCAGGGGATAAAAAAGGGCATAATCGAAATCGCTGATGCAATAGTCATCAACAAAGCGGATGGCGATAACATAACCAAAGCCTTAACCGCCAGAGATGACTACAACCGGGCATTGCATTATCTGTCGCCTTCCAGTGATGACTGGTTTACTAAGGCTTTCACCTGTTCATCAATTACGGGAGACGGTGTACCTGATATCTGGCTGGTTATCGAAAAATTCAAAGATATTACACAGAAATCAGGTGCTTGGAAAAAGCAGCGACAGTTTCAGGCGCGCGATTGGCTTCATAGCCTGATAGAAGAACATCTCCATAACCTGTTTAGACATCATAAGGGCGTTAACAGCATTCTATCTCAAGTTGAAGCCGATGTTATAACAGGCAAGCTTCCGGTAACTACGGCGGCGAAAATGCTGATTGATAAATTTGAGGAATAA
- the nadE gene encoding NAD(+) synthase, which yields MSFSLDSLQIDCEKTVNQLTETLKKQVHVQMNRSGAVVGTSGGIDSAVVAALCAKAFGQKKMLGVLLPDKDSSPESSKLGKLLAKTYGYEYITEDITSSLEGADCYARRDEAIARVFPEYKPGWKAKIVLPTKILEQSQLNIFKLTVTSPNGEPKTKRLPLKEYLEIVAASNMKQRTRMMVLYYHAEKLNYAVIGTGNKNEHEQGFFVKYGDGGADCKPIAHFFKTQVFQLAEYLEVPKEIRTRTPTTDTYPDEQTQEEFFFGLKFKTMDLIWYALENNIPIDEVSRVMDLKPEQIQRVWNDLKQKKRTTEYLRMAPLHI from the coding sequence ATGTCTTTTTCTTTAGATTCATTACAAATTGATTGTGAAAAAACCGTAAATCAGCTAACCGAAACACTTAAAAAACAGGTTCATGTTCAAATGAATAGAAGCGGAGCCGTTGTCGGAACCTCCGGCGGTATTGATTCGGCAGTGGTAGCGGCGCTTTGTGCAAAAGCTTTTGGCCAGAAGAAGATGCTTGGAGTTCTTCTGCCTGATAAGGATTCCTCGCCCGAATCTTCCAAATTGGGCAAGCTGCTAGCAAAGACCTATGGTTATGAATATATCACTGAAGATATTACAAGCTCTCTGGAGGGTGCCGACTGTTATGCCCGTCGGGACGAAGCTATTGCCCGCGTTTTCCCCGAGTATAAACCCGGCTGGAAAGCTAAAATCGTTTTACCCACCAAGATTCTTGAACAAAGCCAGCTTAATATATTCAAGCTGACTGTTACCAGTCCCAATGGCGAACCTAAAACAAAAAGACTGCCCTTAAAAGAGTATTTGGAAATTGTTGCCGCCTCCAATATGAAACAGCGAACCAGGATGATGGTTCTTTATTACCATGCTGAAAAACTCAATTATGCCGTAATCGGCACCGGCAACAAGAACGAACATGAACAGGGTTTCTTTGTTAAATATGGCGATGGCGGCGCTGACTGCAAACCGATTGCTCATTTTTTTAAAACGCAAGTATTCCAGTTGGCTGAATATCTTGAGGTGCCTAAGGAAATACGAACTAGAACGCCTACAACCGATACTTATCCTGATGAGCAGACGCAGGAGGAATTCTTTTTCGGCCTGAAATTTAAAACCATGGATCTTATTTGGTACGCTTTAGAGAATAATATCCCGATTGATGAAGTCTCCAGGGTTATGGATTTAAAGCCTGAGCAGATTCAAAGGGTTTGGAACGACCTGAAGCAGAAAAAGCGGACAACCGAATATCTAAGAATGGCGCCCTTACATATTTGA